One Ictalurus furcatus strain D&B chromosome 7, Billie_1.0, whole genome shotgun sequence genomic window, gtgtgagaAATGTGAATATGTATAGAGATTCGATTCTTTTTAATGACTCACATTCCAGAATCGAACCAACTGATTGCGAGTTTTGTCACGACTCGTCCAAATCGATTCATCAGAGCGACTCGTATGATTCGTGAACGATTATTCTAAACatctaattaattattatttctttaatatcATAAGAATTAATTCACAAACGCGTGGGTGTATTTTTCATCcccacaccaaaacaaaaacaccacaacTTTGATGTCCGATGTTTCTTGCTTGTTGTGGGGGGGAACTGTATTTCGACATTTGGTTTGAGTTCGTGAACGGCTCAGTTCTTTTTAATGATTAGTTCGAAAGAATCGACTCGCAAGAACGAACCAGGTGCGAGGCTGGTTTACATGACTCGTTCGAAAGAATCGATTCGTAGTGACACAGTGACGTACCCATCCTCCGTTCTCCTGGATCCAGTCGTTCAGCGGGCCGTTCAGGTACTCGGCCATCCAGCGCGCGACGTTCTCGGCACACGCGTTCCTCTCGGCGTCCGGAGCGCACTGCACGCACACCATCGCGCCGTACTCGAAAAATGCCACCACGCGACCCCAGTTCACTCCATCGCGGAACAGCTCGTCCGCCACGGCCACGAACCGCGGCTGCTCCGTGCCCACCGATGTCGCGCGCAGGCCCTTCACCATCTCCGCCAACTCCGGTCGGTACAAGCTTTCCAGTTCGTCACCGGCCTCGCGCAAAGCCATGTGCAGAGTTACGCGGCGCGCGCTCTCCTTCTCGCGCTCCTCCTGGCCGTCCAGGCTGCTCGCGCGGCACCGATGAAACTCCCGCGCGTGGCCGTTTTTCGACAGTTTGTGGTTCAGATACTTTTCCACGATGCGCCGGTTATCGTACAGATTTCCGTTCGCCATGTCCGGTCCACACAAGCGTCTCAGTGCTGGCTGCTCCTACAATTCGTTACGTTCAGAAGGAACGGATCGTACAGCCTTCTCACGAGGCTTAAGACAGACGCGTATATATTCACGTGCATTTCTCGAGGGGATGGAAAACGTACAGAGCGTGCAGTACAGTGTCTCGCGCTGGGGGTAGCTGTACTACTGCGACTTCTCCGTGGTTTAGGAAAAAGCAAACGCCCACTTTCCGCCAGCCGGGGGGGGAGTGATCCTGGAAAGCAGCTCAGGAAGTGTGTCCGCGTGAGTGTGTCATTCCGTAACGACTGTAAACCTTGTGCGTGCGCGAGCGGGACCGGGACGCGTCAGGTTTCCGACCAGTGCGGATTCGGTTCACCGAGTGCAGATAGCACACtgactcactctcactctgtgtgcgcgcgcgttgCGGATCCTGCCCCTTATACGCGCGTGCAACAGTGGGGCAATTTCCTCCATTACAGAATCTATAGATAtctacaacaaataaataaacaaataaaaaatagtctCTCCTGTATTaatctttattataatatatacatacaatttttttccccctaaaaagGTAAATATCTGATTTGTTTGTGGGTGCCAAAATTTTTGTATACAACGGTTGTGTATATTTCTACCAGTTCACTGGTGAGCGAAAACGCTCATCAAgcaacactgttgctaggcaactacGCAGCCTAACCACTAAGTGTAAACTAGCTTATGACGATTTAGTTAGTCGGCATTATGTGTAAAAGCACACTGAGACGGAAACTGACAGGAATATCAacgttgtcccccccccccccccccccccccaataagtGTCTAAAACCACACTTTAATTACACTTAGAATTGACTGCTAATCAAAACTTCCTTTCGCTCTGGCATAGAAAGTCAACTGTAGCATCGCAACTCaaaaaatgaaatcacaatGGCCGACCTTATGATGGATGTTTGATTAGCGGTGATGCTAAGTCTGACTAATAGTTGTACTCAAACAGAGCCATTAAACAAGTCTTTTACCAACACATCTCAGGCAAATGTTGATATACTTTGATGAGTATTTAtataattacacttagcatcgAATGCCGAGACGTCCACGTTATGTCCCGACTCGTAAAACTCATTTGTGTCCCAATATGGCCGAACCCGTGGATGTTTGATTAGCAATGATGCCAAGTGTCATTTTACTCAAAAAGAggctttttatttgaattataaattattttaccaacatatctgaggtaaatgttgacatttCTGATGAGTATATTTTGTGTCCATGGCCGCTGGTCACACGAAAGTCTTATAGCAGCGATGCGTTTTGACATGTTTTACTCGCTATAGACGTTTCCCGAGTCGCCTAGCAGTAcgatttcatataaaaaaatacaaaataaaaacaatccttCATTTACTATGTAGCCGTTAACAGTAGCACTGGACGTCatattgaataattaataaatatatgtatgtgtatagcTGGTATTAAtgagctaatttgcataatatttgctatgtgaagaaaagaatttcactgctgtaatgtatgtgagataaataaagactcattattatcataacgagttgacttctttttttgtttccgATGTTGTAATTGACTCGTGTACGACACAATACAGTAGCTGAgagaaactgatttttttttttttttttttttttaaatggttcagATTTAGTTTCGGttctgctttttaaaattttttttatataaatgcacCCGAGCCCTTTCATCTTTTCTGCCCCTGATTTGAATATTAGACAGGCAGTCAAAGCAGCTTATGAATAACTATGAATACCAATAATTAAAACTTATGAATAATGGCAGACGCGAGGAAACGGCTTTGACGCGAGACACCTAGTGGACTTTGAGCCTCGTTAATAACTTTACAGTAACGGaactatatttatttaacatatctTCACATATCACATCTTCTTCTTGCCGTAAAAATGCGAAGAAACAAATGGTACCAACTctccaaaacattttatttgatcatgTAAGAAATTAACACGTAGCAACAACAacttttgggtttgtttgttttttttttgtttgtttttttttaaatggcacacaaggtgaatatttttttttttcttttcgtcaCAACAACCGAAAGACAAGAGGAATGTGTCCaagctgtttgtgtttttttacgTTACTTAAATTACCGTTAAATTATATTAACTGAGACATTTAAACAATTCTTAACATCAAACAACAAGAAAAGAGCTAAGTCCTAGCATGGAGGTGAAAACCGGTTTTAAATGTACATGCTTCGTTTGCATAGCTTTAACGACTGAAAAGAAAGGTCATTGATCAGATGTAGGAatgtgttgttaaaaaaaaaaaaaaaaaagttgttcttTATTCCGAGTCACAGCGCTGTCCGtctttacaattttaaaacaaaatccttAAAAGATAGCTGTGTTTATGCTCGGATGTTGTCCAGGTCTCATCAGACTACCTACGCAGCCTCCTTTCAAATACTCGGAAGTGCGTACGATGAATGTTGCGAGTGACGAACATAGTGTTAAACCGTTAATCGGTTAAAAACTAGCGTGTTAGCTACTCTGCCTTATTGTGGAACGGAAGAGCGATAGTTAACCTTAACCGTGCCTCGAGCCGACGTCAAATGAGAACATCGTCGCTGCGACTCATGCGTCCTCACTTTCATACTTAAGGCGCCTTGAATtgcaaaaaacagaaaataaaaaaaaaaaaacaaacagaaaaaacctAGCAAATAACGCAAAAACCGCAGCTGATTGCGAGGAGGCTACGATGAAACAATAAATCTGGCTGAACCGATTGTCTCTTAAGGCTTTAAAATGAGTTCTGCATGACCGGAGCGTCTCACTTGCTATGGCTGAATCGCTAAATggtagctaataataataataataataaaaaaatgttagtgCTAAATTGCGCCGTCTTGCGCTATTCGTATGGTTTCTTTAACGTAACAAGTCCTATGTTTGCTCGTTACAGCTGGTGAAACTTATTCGGTCTAACTAGTAAgctgatggggttttttttttttacgctagATAGCTAGCATGACAGTCGGATAAGCTAACGACTGGTTAGCAAGCCAATATAACATGGCTGTCGAGTGTGAAGGACAACACGAACAATCAGTTGGAGATCTTTAGAGATTTACGCTCAATTTCTTTCACATTGAGTGTCCGGCTTCAGGGTTGAGTTTGTTGGTTAATTAGCATGCTAAGTAGCTAGCAGGGCAGCCAGATAGTGTGCTAGCTGGTTAGCTATTTAGGCAGTACTTGGGAAGTCAGTGAAAACGGAAGATATTTGCGTCGACGTCAAGCGTGATCGACGTCCTGCTAATTGCTACACGCTTCGTAGCTGCGACAGCAAGTCGACGAGTGCAGACGGTGTTTCGTTGCTAGATAGTTAGCAAGCTACATAGAAGTCGAActgaaaactgaaagaaattctcCAAGGAAGTCACTTCAGTGTCGAGCGTTTTCCCTGCTAATCGCTAACGAACAAGGGCACGTTATAAAGACCGAAACGCAGGGATTCGCTCGATTTGTGTAGGTTTCAGCACACGCAGTGCTGTCCTGCTTTTCAACAGCTAGCATGGATGCTAAAAACATGTTCTTCATTCCCTCCCCCTCCTTCTAGGTCAGGGCTAAACATGCTAGCTCTTCCTGTTACCAAAGGGAAGAACTCGAACCAGCGAGTCTCGCGTACATCAAACATCTCCATCAGGACGCCTGCACAGAGAATCGAGGATAAGGCAAAAATGGCGGACGCAGTTCAGGAAGTTATCTTTTAACCAATAAACGACAATGATGGGAAAGGTGAGCGAGTTTGTCTGAGATTGGAACGATAAACATTTATCTATCCTCGCCTGCGAAGATAATCCACTTACAAAGACGTGCTAAAAAAAATCGTTACGGCATGTAATAAGAGCGGAGCTTAAGGTAAATCGATCACATGACATCACCGTAATTGTGCGCAAAGTAGAATCGCTTGCTAGCAAACAATGCTAGTGTTCCAAAACAAAATCTTATGTAGTCCAACGCTAGCTAACTGAAAAATTTTAGCTGTTTGAATTGCACAAACCTGAAGTTAGCTAGCGTGCTGAAGGACCGCACAATTGATACAATTTATGAGAATTTATATTGACGCTACAATTCAtaattacacaaataaaacagctAGCCAGACATTAGCTTGCATGTATATACTACTGTATGTACAACTGTTGcgtgattaaaaacatttaaatccactaactagcaagctagctaaattTGGCTAGCTCTTTTGTCATGTAATTAAAACCAATAGCTAGGTTGGCTAGCAAACACCACATTGATGTATTTATCGTATTTGacgtttaacaaaaaaaaaaaatctgttgatgaAGATTTAATCGTTTAGGATAGCGAAACTATTATACTTGTGGATCTTGTGCACCGTATTGAGCAACATTCGCTAATTTTAGGTTAACTCTCCAGCGGCTAAATCTAGCCGAGTAGTCAGCTTCCGAACATTGAGGTGCTTTGGCTAATCTGTGGTATCCATTCGACATTGGACTGTAAACAAAATCAAGCTAATATTAGCACGGCGCTTAGCTAACGTTGCTAAACTCGTTCGATCCGGTAAATACGCGCCACACTTTGATGTTAAATAGCTAGCAAAGTCGATAAAACTGTTAACCTCAGTGTTAGCCTGTTCAATAGTTAGCTTATTTGTGATAGGTTTAGCTACTGCTGGAGAGGGAATCGTTAATCGTAGCTAAGCGAACGTTAGTTAGTTAAAGTGGCTTAACTAAAGTAAACTAAACGCTCATTGGCTGATCAAACGTAGCTTAAGCTCCGCCCTACGTTGACCcagacaaaatgtgttatgcGATGGGGTGTATCAGgatgtaacgtgtgtgtgtgtccaggtcGAGCAGTGAAGGTGGAACGGCAGGAAGCGCGGGCGTTACTCCGTCTTGTCGGACGCTTTGCTCTGCTCCCTCTGGATCATGCAGCGGCGTACGATGCTGTCGAAGCTGCTCAGGTAGAAGAGTGCGATGGTGCGGAACAGCCCCATGGTCACAATCTGAACCCAGAACACAGCTGTTTATGACCGATGTCATTCGGTACACGTACaagtgtatgagagagacaggtgtgagagagtgacaggCGTGTACCTGCTGCAGCCCCTCGGTGATGGATGTGACGGGCGACATGCCGCAGGTGAGCGCAGACAGCATGTAGCCGTCAGGACCTACGGAGCTGCTGAAGTTCCCCTGCTGCAccacgcaacacacacacaacttaaaCAGCTGAGTGAGACGCTTTACaccttctgattggttggaagctGTTCATTAatgttctgtaacagcagcGCAGGTTTACATCAATGCGCTCGCTCTGATaagttatcgtttccatagtaacagcaccTTCACGTtttctatagaaacgacaaGCGCGTCGATATAAACCTGCCATCAGCGCGGTGCTGACACTCACCATGGCATCTTTAACGATGACTTTCGCCACCTGCTCAGGCTGATACACCCCGGACGTCTCCGAGATCAGCTTCGTCTCTAAAGGCTGCATcggagaaaacacacaaaacggTAAAAAGGGCTTACGACACCGCGTGGACAAAAGgggggagagaaaagagaagaaaaaaaaagaaaaaaaaaggggttcaTCGATGATTTCCGAACACGTACCTTCATCTTGTTCTCCTCAGCTAACGCCGGCGTGTCGGTGTCGGGAGGGTAGGATACCGTCACATAGATGTTATACGGCTTCACCTGCAGGACACAACACAGAGCGAGTACACAACATTGGGTAAGGTtctgcgttctgattggtcataagATAAgctgattagttttctagcacaggttttatattaacgcgctcgccCTCATGCATTGTCGTTTCAAGGTACGACATCAGCGTTGattccatcacacacacacctccatctGCAGAGCTTCGGCGAGGCCACGCAGGGCAAATTTGGAGGCGGAGTACGCCGTGTAGCCGAAGAGTCCAAGCTGCCCGGCCTGAGAACACACGAACACCACGCGGCCCATCCGCCGCTCCTTCATGTTGCTGATCACAGCCCGCGTGGCATACACACTGCCCAGGTAGTTCACCTCCATCagactctgacacacacacacacacacacacacacacacacacacacatattacaccTGACATTACTAGTAACTGTATTTCTATAATGCGTTTATGACATTAAAGTGTGACACGTTAATTTGACCATAAAGTTGATCAAAGGGCAATaaaatatttgatatatatatatataaattttaataaaataatacatgtaATAAAAAGCTTTGTTTACATGAATTCTTTCAAGGTGGTTTTACAATATGCAATTGAGAGCCATGTAGCACTGCTACATCACAGAGAAGGGGGCAGGACTTAGAGGTGTGGTGGGATTCCTTATTTGCATATCGATTAAAAAATCTGACCTGGAAGTGTTGGACCCCGAGCTCCTCGAACTTCCCTGACACGGCCGTCCCTGCGCAGTTCACCAGCATGTCCACCGGCCCCAACTTCTCCTgagcctgacacacacacacacacacacacacgtgaagatgtacacgcacacacgtgaagatgtacacgcacacacgtgaagatgtacacgcacacacgtgaagatgtacacgcacacacgtgaagatgtgtacacacacacacacacacgtgaagatgtgtacacacacacgtgaagatgtgtacacacacacacgtgaagatgtgtacacacacacacgtgaagatgtacacacacacacacacacactttcactccTCCACTCACCTGTTTGAGCACGCTCTCCACCTGGCTGTAATCTTTCGACACGTCCACTGAGATGCAGAGCACCAccttacacacaacacacacacttaataatgataataataataataaaaataatattaccTTCACGGTCAGTTTAAAAGTTACTCCCCCACTGTAAACTTTTCTCTAAACCTTATTATGGGATGTTCCTCCTTCCTTTCTAACGTTTCTTTCAaccctctttctttccttcgcttctttgtttatttaaatttctcGTTTCCTTTCATCATCTTTTTCTCTCATTGCATCTCACCTGCTTCCGTCGCTCACCATGCTTTCCTATCACTTTGCctttccctccctctatctctctctctctcgttcttctTTCATGCGTTCCTTTTCGTCCCTTGGTGTCCCCCACTTTTCCTTTCTTCCCCTCTTTCTTGTTTGCTATCCTTTCTAGCTGAAAAATattattcctttcttttttcctcctgcTACTGGTGGTACGAGAGCTGGAACTCACATGTAGCCATTAGCTTGATGCTGCCCCCCTGCTGCCACTCCATGCCACTACACCATTATTTCACTTCTGTAGAGTTACTGACCTGTTTATCGTTTACGGCACACTTCTCCACCGCCTTCTTCGCCTGCACCAGTTTACCCTGGAGACACAAACACCACAAGCTTATGGCCTCCAGTTTAGTGGCATGTCCGAATCATCActcacacaataaataaataaatacattttaataaaaaatttttaaaaatcacacgtCTCAGTAATatcatccttctttctttctcttatcgTTTAAGATTTCCGTtgtttccatctttctttctctttctcgctctctcctgcTTCCTTCATACTCCATTTTTCCTCcttccctttcttccttttatCCTTGCCTCACCTCCTTTCCATTCTTTTTGCATTCTTATTCCTCTTTCTTTGTacgtttttctttctcccttctaGCATTTCCCTCTCTTGCTTCTGTAGTTCTTTCTAAAATTTTTCGTTGTGCATCATCGCTTCTTTCCCCTTTCTGTTTTTTCCCTACctctttttccattttccttaCTTTTTTCTAAActgtacatttctttcttttatcgttttctttccattttcagCACAAATCAAACTATTCTATCGCAGAATTCCTTTCTAACCTACAGCTCCGCCTTCAcactttaggccacgccccctctCTCAGTGACACCAAAACGATAGTGATTCAGCTTTGACCTTCTGTGTGTCTGAGACTCTGAACACTTTGAGTGTACGATTAATCAGATAAGCAGTTCATGCAAACCGGTAGCTATAAGCTTCCGTTACTTGTTAGCCACCCACGTGTTTACGGTCTCACCTCATCGCGCGCCACCAATGTGATGAAAGCTCCTTGTTTGTAGCACTCCATGGCTATGCACTTCCCGATCCCGCTGCTGCCCCCCGTCACCTGGACATcgcaaataaacacacaaaatatattcaGAATGTGGGTTGTGGGGGCACAAACTTTTTAACTTCCTCATAATTAACATCTTAACTTACATTTTTttgaatagaatttttttttgataataaaGGAAAATTTTGCAAAACTCCACCACAGTAAACGTAACACGGCTATAAATTAGATTTCCGATCTCAACTCCGTGCCAAatacttttctattttttaagtGATTTGTGCAGTGTAAAACCTGCATACGCTTATATTTTTTGATGAACAAATCatggttgccatggtaacgTTACATTTTCACAGCTTTGACTACTTTctcttacaaataaataaatgaaaatatgtcaaTGCAAATGTCTAGCTAGTTTACCGTCACGTAGCAGGCCAATGTAGGCAGAGCGTTGCGTGAGGGGCGTTTCCGTATGtacataatttgcatatttatgaaCATTCATATCAGACTGTATTTGCGAGTAAAATAAAGGTGTATACGTGTTCTCAGGCCGCCCCCCTCTTGTACTAAATTCTTGCACATGACATTATCGACGGCACAAAAAGGACACAGATGATCGGCTATATGCAAACTGTTTTCAAAAGAAACAATATATACTGtggaaaagtgaaaataaatcacttgTTTTTAATAGAAAACAAGTGCACTTACCACGACATGGGCCCCATTGAGTTTGAGCGGTTTGGGGCTTATTAAAGGCGATATCATGTAGAGAAACAAGACAAAGGCGACCATAAAAGCAGCAAAAActaaaatcatcatcatcatgaaaggaagaaaagacCAGCCGGAGTGCGAGAAAAACCAGTCCAGTGTTACCGAGTTCCAAAAAGCCTCTTCAGAGGGCATGGGAGAGAGACTTCAAGCCGAACCCCAAATCTCTGCGTACTCCCTATATACGTGCTCTCAATGTGCTATCACAACAACGGTGGTTTACGGACTACCTAGTGAACTTTAACAATGCAGGGGAACCATTTAGGACACGGCCGCGCTAGCTAGCTAGGGACAAGCTAACTCTTTCATCTACGGAGTCGATATAAATGGCTCTTTCTTTATAAATGCCAGATAGACAGCGAGTCAAATTTTCACCATTTGTTTCTCACATTCGTAATAGGTTACAGTGTCAGAAAAGCGTGACGATATGAACGCGCAAAACGTTGTACGCGCGTTTCGACCATTAATTGTTTGCAGCTAGCTAACTCCGTTCACTAAtacaaaccaaaacacaagCGATGTCCACGAACGAACGCTCGCTGTCAGTCGCTTTCTGGGATTTGTAGTTGATTAATACGTGACGACGTCAGTGACGCGTCACGTAAAGGACTACAAATTCCAGAATCCAGCAAAGGAGGTAGGATTTTCCCGCCTTTTGTGAGGAAAGAGGCTCTTCTATTACGAAGTTGTTCCATAATACGAGCCAACCatggtgaaaataaaaataataaaaacagtgaaaaacaataaaatagtcTACATCATGACCTAGAAGATAACTATATCTAAAGGAATAGTCTgacaaaattaataaacaattttcCACATACACAAAGTGTTGTCTCATTTgagtcaattttttttctgttttgctttGTGCTAAAGCTACCATAGCTAAGAAGTAATGGAAACCTGTGTCCTAAATCACACAAACCAATAGAACTGGATGTTTTTAAGATTTTGTGTGagacttccattacttgttagcaacattagcttCATAGCTCCTAGTTAGAGATCCAAACTCGAACAGGTGCACAAGTTGTACAGTTTACACAAGGAATAATAACACTCTGATGTGCTGGTTtaggaaaacaataaacaacGACAAATTTACACCTGCCAACGTGTTTTATTTGTCTGATACCACAGCATTTTACCAGCAATTAACATTTTTAGTAGTCACGCTCCCAAGAAACGACAAAACttaactcttctgtcctgaagacttttgaaaGTTACCACTTTACCaattacaaagcgctgacactggagactccttctgctGATCCGAACAAACCCGCTGATGTTGATTACTTAATAAACAAGTGTTTTCCGCAGTATTGTTTTTCAatctcagcttttatttacacGTGTACGATAAGAGGTAAATGAGCAACACCAAAACCTCATGGAGTTCAGAAACAAAAATGTTCTAAACAGTCATGtttaaacaacagcaaaaaataaacaggcTATGAAGGATAACATGTAAAGTTTGCTATATAGAAAACCCAACACCATAAGCGAACAGGACTGTAGCTGTATACAATCAGACAGGGAAggagaataaatgtgaatgaatgtgcaaATCTCATTTTTTTTGCGCCgtgcataaatgtttattaacatttatgatgtacacaaaaatttggtttgtttttatgtaaagtaaaagaaaaacgtATTGAAGGCACAAGTTTGCTGTAGCAAGATGGTCCaaagaatataataaaataaaaattggcttGGTGTCACATGGCCACAAGTCACAGACTATGAGACGCCTTCCTGTCACATCCCATAACTGTTGGCCAAAAATAACGTTCAATTTGAAAGAAAGTAAAGGGACAATATGTTTATGATTTGATGTATACTAATTAAAGATTCCCAAATTCTGTAATATAACAAAACATTTACCGAACTTACGCAGTTTTCGCAGTCATGTGACCTCCACAAGGTCTACACCCATCAACACATTGTAACAATTCTGAGGTTTCATGCGCCCTTGTCGACTTCTCATATTTTCCACTTGGGTGCCATCTTAAGCCGCTGTTCAGTTTTGTTATAAGTCCTACGAAGCGTTGCATTCTTacgaaattaaatatttttaaaaatatatc contains:
- the kdsr gene encoding 3-ketodihydrosphingosine reductase isoform X1, whose amino-acid sequence is MPSEEAFWNSVTLDWFFSHSGWSFLPFMMMMILVFAAFMVAFVLFLYMISPLISPKPLKLNGAHVVVTGGSSGIGKCIAMECYKQGAFITLVARDEGKLVQAKKAVEKCAVNDKQVVLCISVDVSKDYSQVESVLKQAQEKLGPVDMLVNCAGTAVSGKFEELGVQHFQSLMEVNYLGSVYATRAVISNMKERRMGRVVFVCSQAGQLGLFGYTAYSASKFALRGLAEALQMEVKPYNIYVTVSYPPDTDTPALAEENKMKPLETKLISETSGVYQPEQVAKVIVKDAMLCVCCVVQQGNFSSSVGPDGYMLSALTCGMSPVTSITEGLQQVHACHSLTPVSLIHLYVYRMTSVINSCVLGSDCDHGAVPHHRTLLPEQLRQHRTPLHDPEGAEQSVRQDGVTPALPAVPPSLLDLDTHTRYILIHPIA
- the kdsr gene encoding 3-ketodihydrosphingosine reductase isoform X3 translates to MPSEEAFWNSVTLDWFFSHSGWSFLPFMMMMILVFAAFMVAFVLFLYMISPLISPKPLKLNGAHVVVTGGSSGIGKCIAMECYKQGAFITLVARDEGKLVQAKKAVEKCAVNDKQVVLCISVDVSKDYSQVESVLKQAQEKLGPVDMLVNCAGTAVSGKFEELGVQHFQSLMEVNYLGSVYATRAVISNMKERRMGRVVFVCSQAGQLGLFGYTAYSASKFALRGLAEALQMEVKPYNIYVTVSYPPDTDTPALAEENKMKPLETKLISETSGVYQPEQVAKVIVKDAMLCVCCVVQQGNFSSSVGPDGYMLSALTCGMSPVTSITEGLQQIVTMGLFRTIALFYLSSFDSIVRRCMIQREQSKASDKTE
- the kdsr gene encoding 3-ketodihydrosphingosine reductase isoform X2, coding for MPSEEAFWNSVTLDWFFSHSGWSFLPFMMMMILVFAAFMVAFVLFLYMISPLISPKPLKLNGAHVVVTGGSSGIGKCIAMECYKQGAFITLVARDEGKLVQAKKAVEKCAVNDKQVVLCISVDVSKDYSQVESVLKQAQEKLGPVDMLVNCAGTAVSGKFEELGVQHFQSLMEVNYLGSVYATRAVISNMKERRMGRVVFVCSQAGQLGLFGYTAYSASKFALRGLAEALQMEVKPYNIYVTVSYPPDTDTPALAEENKMKPLETKLISETSGVYQPEQVAKVIVKDAMQGNFSSSVGPDGYMLSALTCGMSPVTSITEGLQQVHACHSLTPVSLIHLYVYRMTSVINSCVLGSDCDHGAVPHHRTLLPEQLRQHRTPLHDPEGAEQSVRQDGVTPALPAVPPSLLDLDTHTRYILIHPIA
- the kdsr gene encoding 3-ketodihydrosphingosine reductase isoform X4; amino-acid sequence: MPSEEAFWNSVTLDWFFSHSGWSFLPFMMMMILVFAAFMVAFVLFLYMISPLISPKPLKLNGAHVVVTGGSSGIGKCIAMECYKQGAFITLVARDEGKLVQAKKAVEKCAVNDKQVVLCISVDVSKDYSQVESVLKQAQEKLGPVDMLVNCAGTAVSGKFEELGVQHFQSLMEVNYLGSVYATRAVISNMKERRMGRVVFVCSQAGQLGLFGYTAYSASKFALRGLAEALQMEVKPYNIYVTVSYPPDTDTPALAEENKMKPLETKLISETSGVYQPEQVAKVIVKDAMQGNFSSSVGPDGYMLSALTCGMSPVTSITEGLQQIVTMGLFRTIALFYLSSFDSIVRRCMIQREQSKASDKTE
- the bcl2b gene encoding apoptosis regulator Bcl-2, producing the protein MANGNLYDNRRIVEKYLNHKLSKNGHAREFHRCRASSLDGQEEREKESARRVTLHMALREAGDELESLYRPELAEMVKGLRATSVGTEQPRFVAVADELFRDGVNWGRVVAFFEYGAMVCVQCAPDAERNACAENVARWMAEYLNGPLNDWIQENGGWDAFVELYTRKKDSVYSSSWPSLTTSVFSLAALGAVGLTIGAYLTQK